In the Muricauda sp. MAR_2010_75 genome, one interval contains:
- a CDS encoding aspartyl protease family protein codes for MKKNWPFFVLLLMLAPLMASAQGFKLPEGQKFQKIKFELINNIIIIPININGTELKFVLDSGVSKPILFNLSDQDSIPINNVSEVTVRGLGGGEPMKALSSSGNAFKLGKAKNYSQDLYVVLDKGINFSTSLGVPVHGILGYEIFRDFVVEINYNSQNIKLHNPRLYEHKRHRKSQTLPLSVEKRKAYVEGTVLMKDSENIPVKLLVDTGSSDALWLFHQPEKGLEIPEKNYEDYLGRGLSGDIFGKRTKVNGVKIGDFELKDAKAAFPYRESFGFIENLGDRNGSVGGEILKRFNITFDYRGGLVTLKKNGNFRTPFQYNLAGIDLQHNGLRYIAESIAGLDGVVREDNNSSFGNVQILLENKTRLSLVPEIVVSGIRAGSPAAEAGLREGDVILAVNGRSIHRYKLQEVLKMLNEKEGKRIKVLIERYNKDLLFTFVLKKVFDDD; via the coding sequence TTGAAAAAAAATTGGCCTTTTTTTGTGCTTCTTTTAATGTTGGCGCCCCTAATGGCTTCGGCGCAAGGATTCAAATTGCCCGAAGGCCAGAAATTCCAAAAAATAAAATTTGAGCTGATCAACAACATTATCATTATCCCGATCAATATCAACGGTACGGAGCTTAAGTTTGTGTTGGATTCCGGGGTGAGCAAGCCTATTCTTTTCAATCTTTCCGATCAAGATTCAATTCCGATCAACAATGTTTCTGAAGTTACCGTTAGGGGGCTGGGTGGCGGTGAGCCCATGAAGGCTTTGAGTTCATCTGGAAATGCATTCAAGTTGGGAAAAGCCAAAAACTATTCACAGGATTTGTATGTGGTTTTGGACAAAGGCATCAACTTTTCCACTTCCCTCGGCGTACCGGTACATGGTATTTTGGGCTATGAAATTTTTAGGGATTTTGTGGTAGAGATCAACTATAATTCCCAAAACATTAAACTTCACAACCCACGACTTTATGAACATAAACGGCACAGAAAATCACAAACATTGCCTTTGTCAGTGGAAAAGAGAAAGGCCTATGTGGAGGGAACGGTGCTGATGAAGGATTCCGAAAATATACCTGTCAAATTGTTGGTTGATACCGGCAGTAGCGATGCACTTTGGCTTTTCCATCAACCTGAAAAAGGGTTGGAAATCCCTGAAAAGAACTATGAGGACTATTTGGGGCGAGGTCTCAGTGGGGATATTTTTGGGAAGCGCACCAAAGTAAACGGTGTTAAAATTGGGGATTTTGAGCTCAAAGACGCCAAAGCTGCTTTTCCATATCGTGAATCTTTCGGATTTATAGAAAATTTGGGTGACCGAAACGGAAGTGTTGGTGGTGAGATTTTGAAACGGTTCAATATTACCTTCGATTACAGGGGAGGTCTGGTCACCCTAAAAAAGAATGGCAATTTTAGGACTCCTTTTCAATATAATTTAGCAGGAATAGACCTTCAGCACAATGGATTACGGTACATTGCCGAAAGTATTGCAGGTTTAGATGGGGTAGTACGGGAAGATAATAACTCCTCCTTTGGTAATGTGCAGATTCTCTTGGAAAACAAAACCCGTTTGAGTCTGGTTCCAGAGATTGTTGTTTCAGGTATCAGGGCAGGAAGTCCAGCCGCTGAGGCGGGATTGCGGGAAGGTGATGTAATATTGGCTGTGAACGGTAGAAGCATTCACCGCTATAAACTTCAGGAAGTCCTTAAAATGTTGAATGAAAAAGAAGGAAAGCGCATCAAAGTGCTCATAGAGCGCTATAACAAGGACCTATTGTTCACCTTTGTACTGAAAAAGGTCTTCGACGATGATTAA
- a CDS encoding DUF1573 domain-containing protein — MKKTVLMLFVGLLSLGIYAQDTTAKIEFKSETIDYGEIAKGSDGVRVFEFTNTGTAPLVISNVKSSCGCTIPKKPEEPILPGKTGQIEVKYDTNRVGPIRKAITVTSNADTPTKVLKIKGTVKAEGAK; from the coding sequence ATGAAAAAAACTGTACTTATGTTGTTTGTTGGGTTGCTTTCCCTAGGAATCTACGCCCAAGACACGACTGCTAAAATTGAGTTTAAGAGTGAAACCATTGACTATGGTGAAATAGCCAAAGGCAGTGATGGAGTTCGGGTATTTGAATTCACCAATACCGGAACAGCCCCTTTGGTCATCAGCAATGTTAAATCTAGCTGTGGATGCACCATTCCCAAAAAACCTGAAGAGCCTATTTTACCAGGCAAAACAGGTCAGATTGAGGTAAAATATGACACCAACAGAGTTGGCCCTATCAGAAAAGCCATCACTGTAACTTCCAATGCCGATACACCTACCAAGGTTCTTAAGATAAAAGGAACGGTCAAGGCGGAAGGAGCCAAATAA
- a CDS encoding valine--tRNA ligase has protein sequence MEIPSKYEPNRVEGQWYAYWMKHNFFSSKPDDREPYTIVIPPPNVTGVLHMGHMLNNTIQDVLIRRARLLGKNACWVPGMDHASIATEAKVVAKLKEEGINKANLSREDFLKHAWDWTNEYGGVILQQLKKLGCSCDWDRTKFTMDDDMSASVIKVFVDLYNKGLIYRGYRMVNWDPEAKTTLSDEEVIYEERQGNLYYLSYAIEGLDEKVIIATTRPETILGDTAICINPNDERYRHLKGKKAIVPICNRVIPIIEDEYVDIEFGTGCLKVTPAHDENDKNLGDKHHLDVVDIFNEDATLNSFGLHYEGKDRFVVRKEISKELEEKGFLVKTEQHLNKVGTSERTKAVIEPRLSDQWFLKMEEMAKPALEGVLKTGDIKLYPSKFDNTYRHWMENIRDWNISRQLWWGQQIPAYYYGDGEDDFVVAETLEEALKLAQSRNPNIQASDLRQDPDVLDTWFSSWLWPISVFGGILEPDNEEVSYYYPTNDLVTGPDILFFWVARMIMAGYEYRDEKPFHNVYLTGLVRDKQRRKMSKSLGNSPDALKLIEDFGADGVRVGLLLSSAAGNDLLFDEALCQQGANFANKIWNAFRLIKGWEVAAIPQPKAAKKGIEWYTSKLNQTLAEIDDHFSKYRISDALMSIYKLVWDDFCSWLLEIVKPAYQQPIDQTTFDAVIQLFEENLKLLHPFMPFLTEEVWQHITERTPENALIVSNWPKAGQANKSLISDFDFAAEVISGVRTIRKEKNIPQKETLKLFMLNAEKVGSQMDAIITKLANLSKLETVDSSLDGALSFRVKSNEYFIPISGAIDVEEEIQKITEELKYTKGFLKSVQKKLSNERFVNNAPEQVVKMERKKAADAVAKIETLEKSLASLQ, from the coding sequence ATGGAAATTCCATCAAAATATGAGCCCAATAGGGTGGAGGGGCAGTGGTATGCCTATTGGATGAAGCACAATTTTTTTAGCTCCAAACCCGATGACAGGGAACCCTACACCATAGTAATTCCCCCACCAAACGTAACCGGAGTGCTCCATATGGGGCACATGCTCAACAATACCATTCAAGATGTCCTTATCCGTAGGGCACGACTCTTGGGAAAGAATGCGTGTTGGGTACCTGGTATGGACCATGCTTCCATTGCCACGGAGGCCAAAGTGGTGGCCAAACTAAAGGAAGAGGGCATCAACAAGGCCAATCTTTCCCGTGAAGACTTTTTAAAACACGCTTGGGACTGGACCAATGAATATGGAGGCGTTATCCTTCAGCAATTGAAAAAGTTGGGCTGCTCTTGTGATTGGGACCGCACAAAATTTACCATGGATGACGATATGTCAGCCTCCGTGATCAAAGTTTTTGTGGATTTGTACAATAAAGGACTGATTTACAGGGGGTACAGAATGGTGAATTGGGACCCTGAGGCCAAAACCACCCTATCCGATGAGGAAGTAATTTATGAGGAACGGCAGGGAAACCTGTACTATTTATCCTATGCCATAGAAGGTTTGGATGAAAAAGTGATCATAGCTACCACCCGACCAGAGACCATTTTAGGAGATACTGCCATCTGCATTAATCCCAATGACGAACGTTACCGTCATTTGAAGGGAAAAAAGGCCATTGTTCCCATTTGTAACAGGGTAATTCCTATCATTGAGGATGAATATGTGGATATTGAGTTTGGTACGGGCTGCTTAAAAGTGACTCCTGCCCATGATGAAAATGATAAAAACCTTGGGGATAAACACCATTTGGATGTTGTTGACATCTTCAATGAGGATGCAACGCTAAATTCCTTTGGGCTACATTATGAGGGGAAGGACCGCTTTGTGGTGCGGAAAGAGATCTCAAAAGAATTGGAGGAAAAGGGCTTTTTGGTGAAAACGGAACAGCATTTGAACAAAGTAGGTACTTCGGAACGCACGAAAGCCGTGATAGAACCCAGATTGTCTGACCAGTGGTTCTTAAAAATGGAAGAAATGGCCAAGCCGGCCCTTGAAGGCGTTCTTAAAACTGGGGATATTAAATTATACCCTTCAAAATTCGATAATACCTACCGTCATTGGATGGAAAATATCCGGGATTGGAACATTTCCCGGCAATTATGGTGGGGACAGCAGATTCCTGCCTATTATTATGGAGATGGCGAGGATGATTTTGTAGTGGCTGAAACTCTGGAAGAGGCCTTAAAATTGGCACAATCCAGGAATCCCAATATCCAAGCCTCCGACCTGCGCCAAGACCCTGATGTGCTGGATACTTGGTTCTCTTCTTGGTTATGGCCAATCAGTGTTTTTGGGGGAATTTTAGAACCTGACAATGAGGAGGTAAGCTACTATTACCCAACGAATGATTTGGTTACGGGACCTGACATCCTGTTCTTTTGGGTAGCTCGAATGATTATGGCCGGATATGAATACCGCGATGAAAAACCATTTCATAATGTGTATTTAACGGGTTTGGTTAGGGACAAGCAACGCCGAAAAATGTCCAAATCGTTGGGGAATTCTCCGGATGCCCTAAAATTGATAGAGGATTTTGGTGCAGATGGTGTTCGTGTGGGACTTTTGTTGAGTTCGGCAGCAGGCAACGACCTTTTGTTCGATGAAGCACTCTGTCAGCAAGGGGCCAACTTTGCCAATAAGATTTGGAATGCTTTCCGTTTGATTAAAGGGTGGGAGGTTGCAGCTATTCCACAACCCAAAGCAGCAAAAAAGGGAATTGAATGGTATACCTCCAAATTGAATCAGACTTTGGCTGAGATTGATGACCACTTTTCAAAATATCGAATTTCCGATGCCTTGATGTCCATTTACAAGTTGGTATGGGACGATTTCTGTTCGTGGTTGTTGGAAATTGTTAAGCCGGCCTATCAGCAGCCCATTGACCAAACCACCTTTGATGCGGTTATCCAGCTGTTTGAGGAAAACCTGAAACTGTTGCACCCTTTTATGCCCTTCTTAACCGAAGAGGTTTGGCAGCACATAACGGAGCGAACCCCAGAAAATGCGTTGATTGTTTCCAATTGGCCCAAAGCGGGACAGGCTAACAAATCACTGATTTCCGATTTTGATTTTGCTGCTGAGGTGATTTCAGGAGTGCGAACCATCCGAAAAGAAAAGAACATTCCACAGAAAGAAACCTTGAAACTTTTTATGCTGAATGCTGAAAAAGTAGGTAGTCAAATGGATGCCATCATTACGAAGTTGGCCAATCTATCCAAATTGGAAACAGTGGATTCCAGCTTGGATGGGGCATTGAGTTTTAGGGTAAAGAGCAACGAATACTTTATTCCCATAAGCGGGGCCATCGATGTGGAGGAGGAAATCCAAAAAATTACGGAAGAGCTCAAGTACACCAAAGGCTTTTTAAAATCGGTGCAGAAAAAATTGAGCAACGAGCGTTTTGTGAACAACGCCCCAGAGCAAGTAGTGAAGATGGAACGAAAGAAAGCCGCCGATGCCGTGGCCAAGATAGAGACCTTGGAGAAAAGCTTGGCAAGTTTGCAATAG
- a CDS encoding sterol desaturase family protein, which produces METYATALLYATPFFLGLVLFEIAYGHFVKNQKHNIMDTVSSLSSGLTNVVKDSLGLVVILVSYPFLLEHLALTEIKATWLVWVVAFIALDFAGYWNHRLSHHVNFFWNQHVIHHSSEEFNLACALRQPISNLLGYFALLLIPAALLGVPHQVIAVLAPIHLFAQFWYHTQHIGKMGWLEYVIVTPSQHRVHHAINAEYIDKNLGQIFCVWDRMFGTFQEELDEVPPQYGVLKPAQTWNPIVINFQHIWRLIKDAWRTNSYWDKLRIWFMPTGWRPADVKEKYPVQIIEDVYNFKKYMPESSKALKGYSIFQLVVTTAMMLFMFYSYSEIGVSGLLLFGAFVFLGVYGYTTLMDRAKYAAWIEILRGMAGLVLIFMTDDWFGLNAYWSIGVYFVALYFVITIFGGIYFTYYEKSFATPKLVS; this is translated from the coding sequence ATGGAAACCTACGCCACGGCTTTGTTGTATGCTACCCCTTTTTTTCTGGGGTTGGTTCTTTTTGAAATAGCGTATGGCCATTTTGTCAAGAACCAGAAACACAACATTATGGATACGGTGAGCAGCCTTAGCTCCGGGCTCACCAATGTGGTAAAAGATTCATTGGGGCTTGTGGTCATTTTGGTATCCTACCCCTTTTTGTTGGAGCATTTGGCCCTTACCGAAATCAAGGCCACTTGGTTGGTATGGGTGGTTGCCTTCATTGCATTGGATTTTGCAGGGTATTGGAATCATCGGTTGAGTCACCATGTCAACTTTTTCTGGAACCAACACGTAATCCACCACAGCAGTGAGGAATTTAATTTGGCTTGTGCCTTACGGCAACCCATTTCCAATCTTTTGGGGTATTTTGCGCTTTTGCTCATTCCGGCAGCACTTTTGGGTGTTCCCCACCAAGTCATTGCTGTTTTGGCACCCATCCACTTATTTGCCCAGTTCTGGTACCATACCCAGCATATTGGGAAGATGGGTTGGTTGGAATATGTTATTGTGACGCCCTCACAGCATCGCGTTCATCATGCCATCAATGCGGAATATATTGATAAGAATTTAGGGCAGATTTTTTGTGTTTGGGACCGAATGTTCGGTACGTTCCAAGAAGAATTGGATGAAGTACCGCCTCAATACGGTGTATTGAAACCGGCACAAACCTGGAATCCCATCGTTATCAATTTTCAGCATATATGGCGATTGATAAAAGATGCCTGGCGAACAAATAGTTATTGGGACAAACTCAGAATTTGGTTTATGCCCACAGGTTGGCGCCCAGCCGATGTGAAGGAAAAATATCCTGTGCAGATTATTGAAGATGTCTATAATTTTAAAAAATACATGCCTGAATCTTCTAAAGCATTGAAAGGGTATTCCATTTTTCAATTGGTGGTCACCACAGCCATGATGCTATTTATGTTCTACAGCTATTCAGAAATTGGTGTCAGTGGACTGTTATTGTTTGGCGCCTTTGTCTTTTTGGGTGTGTACGGGTATACCACCTTAATGGATAGAGCCAAATATGCGGCTTGGATTGAAATTTTAAGGGGAATGGCCGGTTTGGTATTGATTTTTATGACAGATGACTGGTTTGGGTTGAATGCCTACTGGTCCATAGGCGTTTATTTTGTGGCACTCTACTTTGTCATCACCATTTTTGGAGGCATCTATTTTACCTATTATGAAAAATCCTTCGCAACGCCCAAATTGGTGTCCTAA
- a CDS encoding acyl-CoA-binding protein, translating into MIDEELHKQFNDAVAFVNGYTEPLPADLLLKLYAYFKIANKNYENPGSRTPLINAFKANALFQAKNISVKEAMKKYIDLVNSEVRNL; encoded by the coding sequence ATGATTGACGAAGAACTACATAAGCAGTTTAATGATGCGGTGGCCTTTGTAAATGGGTATACCGAGCCGCTTCCTGCCGATCTTTTACTGAAACTCTACGCCTACTTTAAGATTGCCAACAAGAACTATGAAAATCCTGGGAGCAGAACTCCACTTATAAATGCTTTCAAGGCGAACGCTTTGTTCCAAGCAAAGAATATTAGCGTTAAGGAGGCTATGAAAAAATATATTGACTTGGTCAATTCTGAGGTGAGAAATCTTTAG
- a CDS encoding phosphatidylserine decarboxylase family protein gives MFHKEGQKIIIFTFFIVVAAILAAQFYIEVEWIRFAVQIAAFVLLIAILQFFRNPRRLVTPNFDEILAPVDGKVVVIEEVDEPEYFKDRRRQVSIFMSPVNVHVTRYPASGTVTYSQYHPGKYLVAWHPKSSTENERTTVVLHTPKFGEIGYRQIAGAMARRIVNYAEEGEQVTQGQDAGFIKFGSRVDLLLPLNCNITVKLGQKVTGAKTCIASFRKDDDD, from the coding sequence ATGTTTCATAAAGAGGGGCAAAAAATAATCATCTTCACTTTTTTTATTGTGGTGGCAGCCATTCTTGCTGCACAGTTCTATATTGAGGTGGAATGGATTCGGTTTGCGGTACAGATTGCCGCTTTTGTGCTTCTCATTGCTATTTTACAGTTCTTCAGGAACCCCAGAAGATTGGTTACCCCAAATTTTGATGAGATTTTGGCTCCTGTGGATGGAAAAGTGGTGGTTATTGAAGAAGTGGACGAGCCTGAGTATTTTAAGGACAGGCGTCGGCAAGTATCCATATTCATGTCGCCCGTAAATGTACATGTTACCCGTTACCCAGCCAGTGGCACCGTAACCTATTCACAATACCATCCCGGTAAATATTTAGTGGCTTGGCACCCCAAGTCGAGCACGGAAAATGAACGAACCACAGTGGTGCTGCACACCCCAAAATTTGGTGAAATAGGCTATCGGCAAATAGCTGGGGCCATGGCACGGCGAATTGTAAATTATGCCGAAGAGGGTGAGCAAGTGACCCAAGGCCAAGATGCAGGGTTCATTAAATTTGGGTCCCGGGTGGATTTATTGTTGCCCCTAAACTGTAATATTACCGTTAAATTGGGCCAAAAAGTAACAGGCGCCAAAACATGTATCGCTTCTTTTAGAAAAGATGATGATGATTGA
- a CDS encoding phosphatidate cytidylyltransferase, with translation MKEILRRSITGVIYVVLLLGSVFLSSDAFDFLFMAFGLACLYEFKRIVRLKGYYIFAAYLTLWWIFIYLVQEDTVVTILMLLTLTVDLALLMFLFSKRPKKFTDFQKFVIAVFYIGGGFIFLTMIPYKEDNFAQFLIMGIFILIWVNDTFAYLVGRTLGRTKLYPEVSPKKTIEGSLGGLIFALASAYIMSCYETRLSLTEWMILATVIVIAGSLGDLLESKFKRMAGVKDSGAILPGHGGIWDRLDSLVFAAPFAYLVLNLFSYVS, from the coding sequence ATGAAAGAAATTCTTAGGCGCTCCATTACAGGGGTCATCTATGTGGTGCTTCTTTTGGGGTCTGTTTTTTTAAGCTCGGACGCCTTCGATTTTCTGTTTATGGCCTTTGGCCTGGCATGCCTTTACGAGTTTAAGCGGATTGTCCGCTTAAAGGGATATTACATTTTTGCCGCCTATTTGACACTTTGGTGGATTTTCATCTATTTAGTGCAGGAAGACACGGTGGTCACTATTTTAATGCTTCTTACCCTAACGGTGGATTTGGCTTTGCTCATGTTCCTATTTTCCAAAAGGCCCAAAAAGTTTACGGACTTTCAAAAGTTTGTGATTGCCGTCTTTTATATTGGTGGTGGATTTATTTTCTTGACCATGATTCCCTATAAAGAAGATAATTTTGCCCAATTTCTCATCATGGGCATATTTATCCTTATTTGGGTCAACGATACCTTTGCCTATTTGGTGGGCCGAACTTTGGGCCGAACAAAATTATATCCTGAAGTTTCTCCAAAAAAAACCATTGAAGGTTCTTTGGGAGGTCTTATTTTTGCATTGGCGAGCGCATACATCATGTCGTGCTATGAAACCAGATTATCCTTAACGGAATGGATGATATTGGCCACTGTAATAGTGATAGCAGGTAGTTTGGGGGATTTATTGGAATCCAAATTCAAACGAATGGCGGGTGTAAAAGACAGTGGGGCAATTTTACCGGGACATGGTGGAATCTGGGACCGATTGGACAGTTTGGTTTTTGCTGCACCATTCGCCTATTTAGTACTTAATCTATTTTCGTATGTTTCATAA
- a CDS encoding LUD domain-containing protein, translating into MGVFSKLFGGGKKVSKETLETRGEHMPDLKIPVDEKFTIYFKKNGGKFIYCEDFSEVSEALKNIISENDWQNHLFYSMNPQLETRFASEKIEFTHNRQESDIFFTTCEHLVAHNGSILVCSNQIKEKKLNELPSNLIVFATTSQLVDSISEALKIIKERYQKNIPNNITTLKHFQPTPENKDDFLSYGSASKNVYLLLLEDY; encoded by the coding sequence ATGGGAGTTTTTAGCAAGCTTTTTGGAGGAGGAAAAAAGGTTTCTAAGGAAACTTTGGAAACCCGTGGAGAGCACATGCCAGATTTAAAAATTCCCGTGGATGAAAAGTTTACCATCTACTTTAAAAAAAATGGCGGCAAGTTTATTTATTGTGAGGACTTCTCTGAAGTGTCCGAAGCTCTAAAGAACATTATTTCAGAGAATGATTGGCAAAATCATCTCTTCTACTCCATGAACCCGCAGTTGGAAACACGGTTTGCCTCAGAAAAAATAGAGTTTACCCATAACAGGCAAGAAAGCGATATTTTCTTTACCACTTGCGAGCACTTGGTGGCCCATAATGGCTCCATTTTAGTATGCTCCAACCAAATCAAGGAAAAAAAGTTGAATGAACTCCCTTCAAACCTTATTGTCTTTGCCACAACAAGCCAATTGGTGGATTCAATCAGCGAGGCTTTAAAAATTATAAAGGAACGTTATCAGAAAAATATACCCAATAATATTACCACTCTAAAACACTTTCAACCTACACCGGAAAACAAAGATGATTTCCTTTCCTACGGAAGTGCTTCAAAAAATGTATATCTTTTACTCTTAGAAGATTATTGA